In Desulfosediminicola ganghwensis, a single window of DNA contains:
- a CDS encoding aldehyde ferredoxin oxidoreductase family protein: MGNGYWGKVLRIDLTTKKTTIEEVGERVWKLYLGGGGFGAKVLSDEVGSEVGPYDAENRLVFATGPLQAARQTGAAKFTVVSKSPVTGIYGESAAGAGWGMALKNAGYDALIIQGKSESPCYLKIDEDLVEICEAAQFWGKDAFEASDAIVADTGLEKSSICSIGQAGEKKVAIACIVVDKHSFAGRCGLGAVMGSKNLKAVVVNGTRKVAVNKPEKLAEINKSIGKTVHENTKDWLRLHGTPFVEIGCDADGDTPTKNWSEASWPEGAEKLGVPNYTDVLGAKPHACSSCVVGCHREVEVAEPEKYAMKGPGPEYEALGMLGNNCLMDDVKALSLMNDLCNRYGLDCISMGSFLGYTMDCQEKGLMTADDIGGVELKWGDADTMIELIHNLGNRKSGFGELFADGLLPAAEKLGEEAVELAPHVKGLDLPAHDPRAFFSLAVNYATGNVGPHHERGNPQVATAGFLLPEAGVDQEVDRFQMENSEFVAAKYQDYGTLTQAACHCKFMLFGGYSMTVMLDSINAITGWEWSMDDLLKAAERIYTLQRMVNVKYGIDRKDDKLPAVVYKASENGSRAGKVPHNMDEALDRYYELRGWDDNGVPKSETLEALGIQI; this comes from the coding sequence ATGGGGAACGGATATTGGGGCAAGGTTCTGAGAATTGATTTAACGACCAAAAAGACGACTATCGAGGAGGTAGGAGAGAGGGTTTGGAAACTCTACCTCGGTGGTGGCGGTTTTGGTGCCAAGGTGTTGTCTGATGAAGTTGGTTCTGAAGTTGGGCCATATGACGCAGAAAACAGGTTGGTTTTTGCCACCGGGCCATTGCAGGCAGCCAGGCAGACGGGAGCGGCGAAGTTCACTGTTGTCTCAAAATCTCCGGTTACCGGAATCTATGGTGAAAGCGCTGCCGGTGCAGGCTGGGGAATGGCCCTGAAAAATGCCGGTTACGATGCCCTGATCATACAGGGTAAATCGGAGTCTCCATGTTACCTGAAGATAGATGAAGACCTGGTTGAGATTTGCGAGGCGGCACAATTCTGGGGGAAGGATGCCTTTGAGGCGTCCGATGCGATTGTCGCTGATACAGGTTTGGAAAAATCTTCCATCTGTTCAATTGGCCAGGCTGGTGAGAAGAAGGTCGCCATAGCCTGTATCGTGGTTGATAAACATAGTTTTGCAGGTCGTTGCGGTCTTGGCGCGGTGATGGGGTCGAAGAACCTCAAGGCTGTGGTTGTGAATGGCACCAGAAAAGTCGCTGTTAATAAGCCGGAAAAACTGGCTGAGATCAATAAGAGTATCGGCAAAACAGTTCACGAAAACACCAAGGACTGGCTTCGTCTGCACGGTACCCCATTTGTTGAGATCGGCTGTGATGCCGACGGTGACACACCCACCAAAAACTGGAGCGAAGCTTCCTGGCCGGAAGGAGCAGAAAAACTCGGTGTGCCGAACTACACAGATGTGCTTGGTGCCAAGCCCCATGCCTGTAGTTCCTGCGTTGTTGGTTGTCACAGAGAGGTAGAGGTCGCAGAACCCGAAAAATATGCAATGAAAGGACCAGGACCCGAATATGAGGCGCTGGGTATGCTTGGTAACAACTGCCTGATGGATGATGTAAAAGCCCTTTCGCTGATGAATGATCTCTGCAACAGATACGGTCTGGATTGTATTTCAATGGGCTCATTTCTTGGTTACACCATGGATTGCCAGGAAAAAGGTTTGATGACTGCTGATGATATCGGCGGTGTTGAGCTGAAATGGGGCGATGCGGACACCATGATTGAGTTGATTCACAACCTCGGCAACCGTAAATCCGGGTTTGGTGAGTTGTTTGCTGATGGCTTGCTGCCTGCTGCAGAAAAACTCGGTGAGGAAGCTGTAGAGCTGGCACCGCATGTCAAAGGTCTTGATCTGCCTGCCCACGATCCTCGCGCGTTTTTCTCCCTGGCGGTCAACTATGCAACAGGTAATGTGGGGCCGCACCATGAGCGTGGTAATCCGCAGGTTGCCACCGCAGGTTTTCTGTTGCCCGAGGCCGGAGTCGATCAGGAAGTGGATCGTTTCCAGATGGAAAATTCAGAATTTGTTGCAGCAAAATACCAGGATTACGGAACACTTACCCAGGCAGCCTGCCACTGCAAGTTCATGCTTTTCGGCGGTTATAGCATGACCGTAATGCTCGATTCCATCAATGCTATCACCGGTTGGGAATGGAGCATGGACGATCTTTTGAAAGCCGCGGAGCGCATCTATACCCTGCAGCGTATGGTCAATGTAAAGTATGGCATAGACCGTAAGGATGACAAGCTACCTGCAGTGGTCTACAAGGCCAGCGAAAACGGCAGCCGGGCTGGTAAGGTGCCGCATAATATGGATGAAGCTCTCGATCGTTATTATGAGTTGCGAGGCTGGGATGACAATGGCGTGCCCAAATCCGAGACTCTTGAAGCATTGGGTATTCAGATATAG
- a CDS encoding response regulator, with amino-acid sequence MTNTPIRIVIAEDHLLVREGMKALISSRKGFEVVGEADNGLDVLKICQKARPDLLLLDLSMPKMSGLSTLRQIKCEIPETRILVITMHASREYVLPTLKEGADGYLLKGDDPEELFVAMKSVIKGNAYLSGVLSRQLINNYIIDSDAGSITADDPLSPLTKREREIFQLVAEGFTNQKIGEMLFISPKTVDRHRSNMMKKMKVHSAREIIELARQSGIIQP; translated from the coding sequence ATGACCAATACACCTATCCGCATTGTTATTGCTGAAGACCACCTGCTTGTCCGCGAAGGTATGAAGGCCCTTATCTCCTCTCGAAAAGGCTTTGAGGTTGTCGGTGAAGCGGATAATGGACTGGATGTATTGAAAATCTGCCAAAAGGCCCGTCCGGATCTGCTCCTGCTTGATCTCTCCATGCCTAAAATGAGCGGTCTTTCCACCCTGCGGCAGATTAAATGCGAGATACCTGAAACACGTATTCTGGTCATAACCATGCATGCGTCCAGGGAGTATGTCTTGCCGACTCTTAAGGAAGGAGCAGACGGCTACCTGCTGAAAGGAGACGACCCCGAAGAACTCTTCGTAGCCATGAAGTCCGTTATTAAAGGCAACGCCTATCTGAGCGGGGTGCTCTCCCGCCAGCTTATCAATAATTACATCATAGATAGTGACGCCGGAAGTATCACTGCCGATGACCCTCTCTCACCTCTCACCAAGAGGGAACGTGAGATCTTTCAGCTTGTGGCAGAAGGGTTTACCAACCAGAAGATCGGAGAAATGCTCTTCATCTCACCCAAAACCGTTGACCGGCACAGGTCGAACATGATGAAAAAAATGAAAGTACACAGCGCGCGGGAAATTATCGAGCTTGCCCGCCAAAGCGGCATCATCCAACCATGA
- a CDS encoding PocR ligand-binding domain-containing protein, which yields MEAQPLPAIEETMENLPVPCQVFTLDAGDALIFNKANSAADRLLRITHDNLKGMRLEQAFPQLADSVVPERYKHILATGSNWGYHGVYYDESGNFIGLFHIHAFRLTDKKLACFLTPDADTDTEVIIHKSPLTLSNHSIDYGSAAERENRSPKPATQATGATEFTRDRVADTDMDNILFTDLFTIVELEAIQKAFCDVTGVASIITMPDGTPITRQENFCTFCRQVIRSTQQGLANCIYSDSIIGKPNHQGPTIRPCLSGGLWDGGASIIVGGKHVANWLIGQVRLSNSVDENRLREYAREIGTDESTFMAAYHEVPIMNSKQFYRTCNSLYLFANLLSEMAYQNLRLARANAAQKEITLALRHSKSRLHRLSSKLILSQEDERKRLALELHDGIGQSLTAVNYSVHAILANLQKPEVDLRNCIDTSSRIIASAIAEVRKMQVELRPRILDELGAIAAIQWLCREYLDVYKQFTIDLNINIQEELIPAPLKAVLFRIAQEAMNNAAKYSEGDTLFFSLLKIDDEIHLTIRDNGKGFDLEKIIESDDFNRGLGLEGMKERAELCDGTLTINSAAGKGTRVTACWPISNISRQ from the coding sequence ATGGAAGCTCAACCTCTCCCCGCTATTGAAGAGACCATGGAAAATCTGCCGGTTCCCTGTCAGGTCTTCACCCTGGATGCCGGCGACGCGCTTATTTTCAACAAGGCTAACAGCGCGGCCGATCGCTTATTGCGTATCACCCACGATAATCTCAAGGGCATGCGGCTCGAGCAGGCTTTTCCACAATTGGCTGACTCGGTTGTCCCCGAGCGCTATAAACATATTCTGGCAACGGGCAGCAACTGGGGCTATCACGGAGTATACTATGATGAATCAGGGAATTTCATCGGACTGTTCCATATACATGCCTTTCGCTTGACCGACAAAAAACTCGCCTGCTTTTTAACGCCGGATGCAGACACCGACACAGAAGTCATTATCCATAAAAGCCCGCTTACTTTAAGTAACCACTCTATCGATTATGGGTCTGCCGCAGAAAGGGAAAACCGATCCCCAAAGCCTGCAACCCAGGCAACAGGTGCTACTGAGTTCACACGTGACCGCGTGGCAGATACGGATATGGACAATATTTTGTTCACCGACCTCTTCACCATTGTCGAACTTGAGGCAATCCAGAAAGCTTTCTGTGATGTCACCGGTGTTGCTTCAATCATCACCATGCCCGATGGAACGCCAATCACCCGCCAGGAAAACTTCTGCACCTTCTGCCGCCAGGTAATTCGCTCCACTCAACAGGGCCTGGCCAATTGCATTTACTCCGACTCCATCATAGGCAAACCCAATCATCAGGGCCCTACTATCCGTCCCTGCCTAAGTGGTGGCCTGTGGGATGGCGGGGCCAGTATTATTGTAGGGGGCAAGCACGTCGCCAACTGGCTCATCGGACAGGTACGTCTTTCAAACTCTGTTGATGAAAATCGACTGCGGGAATACGCCAGGGAAATCGGTACCGATGAAAGCACCTTTATGGCAGCCTATCATGAAGTACCTATCATGAACTCCAAACAGTTTTACCGTACCTGCAATTCACTCTATCTTTTTGCCAACCTGTTGTCTGAGATGGCATATCAGAACCTGCGCCTTGCAAGGGCTAACGCTGCCCAGAAAGAGATTACCCTGGCTCTTCGCCACTCCAAGTCACGACTGCATCGCCTTTCCTCCAAACTGATACTCAGCCAGGAAGATGAACGAAAGAGACTGGCCCTCGAACTTCATGATGGTATTGGCCAATCACTTACGGCGGTAAACTATTCCGTCCACGCTATTCTGGCTAATCTACAAAAGCCTGAGGTGGACCTGCGTAACTGCATAGACACCTCCTCCCGAATTATAGCAAGCGCCATAGCAGAAGTACGCAAGATGCAGGTTGAATTACGCCCACGCATACTCGACGAACTTGGCGCCATTGCCGCCATTCAATGGCTTTGCCGTGAATATCTTGATGTTTACAAACAATTCACCATCGACCTGAATATCAATATTCAAGAAGAACTGATACCTGCACCACTCAAAGCGGTTCTATTCAGAATTGCCCAGGAGGCAATGAATAATGCTGCGAAATACAGTGAAGGGGACACCCTGTTCTTCTCACTGCTCAAAATTGACGATGAAATCCACCTTACAATCAGAGACAACGGGAAAGGGTTTGATCTTGAGAAAATCATTGAATCGGATGATTTCAATCGTGGGCTTGGCCTTGAAGGTATGAAAGAGCGCGCAGAGTTGTGCGATGGTACTTTGACAATCAACTCTGCAGCCGGCAAGGGGACCCGGGTGACAGCCTGTTGGCCGATATCTAACATTTCAAGACAGTAG
- a CDS encoding Lrp/AsnC ligand binding domain-containing protein, giving the protein MKTKEIQLVKVIEGLSVFTGVSEVYSVNGTFDLVVIAKLNSGEEPVSLVTDEMGSVAGIARPWSHLIVTVVAI; this is encoded by the coding sequence ATCAAAACCAAAGAGATACAATTAGTAAAAGTAATTGAAGGACTATCTGTATTTACCGGGGTTTCCGAGGTCTATTCTGTCAACGGCACATTCGATCTGGTAGTTATAGCGAAATTGAACAGTGGTGAAGAACCGGTATCTCTTGTAACTGACGAGATGGGGTCTGTTGCCGGTATTGCCAGACCATGGTCGCATTTGATTGTTACAGTCGTGGCGATCTGA
- a CDS encoding universal stress protein, whose translation MKHSTKTILAAIDNSEASRSVFKETLVLASTLRARVVIVAVTPNYEGNMNRFCIEDAQKKFDEPFQKILKEAFDYANSLGLSLKTVHRKGKPSDEILEVALEESVSLIVLGGKRKLQFERMLLGRILAEIVTNSSCDVLVIPEGSEIRFSNILVDVAESEQGIIGEIRAFDIAESYGSQVHGLYSVDIPAERSLRYGVAREAEEKATAALEAFSSRAELRGISVINSMDYNIPEHCLANYAKARHMDLIVLGVRTEQAFIEIFGGSTIERLVSISSCPILAVKNGERQGRASVAAIF comes from the coding sequence ATGAAACATTCCACTAAAACGATACTTGCAGCCATTGATAATTCAGAGGCGAGCCGATCAGTATTCAAAGAAACGCTGGTGCTTGCTTCAACTCTTCGGGCCAGGGTGGTCATTGTTGCTGTGACACCTAATTATGAAGGAAATATGAATCGATTCTGTATCGAGGATGCTCAGAAAAAATTTGATGAGCCTTTTCAGAAGATTTTGAAAGAGGCATTTGATTATGCGAATTCGCTAGGCTTGAGTCTGAAGACAGTCCATCGGAAAGGAAAGCCCAGCGATGAGATTCTAGAGGTAGCCCTGGAGGAGTCTGTTTCGCTTATTGTATTGGGAGGTAAACGGAAACTCCAGTTTGAAAGAATGTTACTCGGGCGAATCCTGGCGGAAATAGTCACCAACAGTAGCTGTGACGTCCTGGTTATACCGGAGGGTTCGGAAATCAGGTTTTCTAATATACTTGTGGATGTGGCTGAATCTGAACAAGGTATCATTGGAGAAATACGGGCATTCGATATTGCCGAAAGCTATGGCAGCCAGGTTCATGGGCTCTATTCAGTAGATATTCCGGCTGAGCGCTCATTACGGTATGGTGTTGCAAGAGAGGCTGAAGAAAAGGCCACAGCGGCTCTGGAGGCATTTTCCTCAAGGGCTGAGTTGCGTGGTATATCTGTTATCAACAGCATGGATTACAATATCCCGGAGCATTGTCTGGCAAACTATGCCAAAGCACGGCACATGGATCTTATTGTGCTTGGTGTAAGAACTGAGCAGGCTTTTATTGAGATATTCGGTGGCAGCACCATTGAGCGACTTGTTTCCATCAGTTCATGTCCAATCCTTGCAGTCAAGAATGGAGAAAGACAGGGCAGAGCCTCTGTAGCGGCTATTTTTTAA
- a CDS encoding sulfite exporter TauE/SafE family protein, whose amino-acid sequence MFMDMTVNKIVAFLLIGLIGGLLSGFIGSGGAFVLTPAMMSLGAPGAVAVASNMCHKFPKAMVGAYKRWKYGQADIKLGLVIAVSSIVGVQIGIKIQKFILNSWGNAGSNLYVSVVFVCVLVLVGGYVFIDAYKLAKGKSEATTSDLAIRLQKINIWPMMEFKVAKLRISAWVTIPVGLFTGMLAATIAVGGFIGVPGMIYVVGASALVASATELIVAFIMGAWGSIQWGLSGLIDIRMTLLILAGSLIGVQLGALGTTYVKDYMIKLVMAAVMLIVAVSRGAKIPGYLADLNLIPQLQESLVTNLNSLSFWALMAALAVAGIIISVAMIKGMIQARAEEKAQLLEEAANPS is encoded by the coding sequence ATGTTCATGGACATGACAGTGAATAAGATCGTAGCTTTTTTGCTGATCGGACTGATCGGCGGTCTTCTCTCCGGCTTTATCGGCTCCGGTGGAGCTTTTGTGCTGACCCCCGCCATGATGTCACTCGGAGCGCCTGGCGCAGTAGCCGTAGCCAGCAATATGTGCCACAAATTTCCCAAGGCCATGGTAGGTGCCTACAAACGCTGGAAGTACGGTCAGGCTGATATCAAACTCGGACTGGTCATTGCCGTCAGCTCTATCGTAGGCGTACAGATCGGTATCAAGATTCAGAAATTCATCCTCAACAGCTGGGGAAATGCAGGTTCCAACCTCTACGTAAGCGTAGTCTTCGTCTGCGTTCTGGTTCTGGTAGGCGGCTATGTGTTTATCGATGCGTATAAACTTGCCAAAGGCAAGAGTGAAGCCACAACATCCGACCTGGCAATAAGACTTCAAAAAATTAACATCTGGCCCATGATGGAATTCAAGGTAGCCAAGCTGCGCATCTCTGCCTGGGTAACCATCCCCGTTGGCCTGTTCACCGGCATGTTGGCCGCCACCATCGCCGTCGGCGGATTTATAGGTGTTCCTGGCATGATCTACGTGGTCGGCGCTTCAGCCCTGGTTGCCAGTGCAACGGAACTTATCGTCGCTTTCATTATGGGAGCCTGGGGTTCCATACAGTGGGGTCTTTCGGGACTTATCGACATCCGTATGACTCTGCTTATCCTGGCAGGGTCTCTTATCGGCGTCCAGCTCGGCGCCCTTGGTACCACTTACGTAAAAGATTACATGATAAAGCTCGTCATGGCCGCCGTCATGTTAATCGTAGCGGTCTCCAGGGGAGCAAAGATTCCCGGTTATCTCGCTGACCTCAATCTGATCCCCCAGCTTCAGGAAAGCCTGGTAACAAATCTTAACAGTCTGAGCTTCTGGGCTCTCATGGCCGCTCTGGCTGTCGCTGGAATTATCATTTCTGTGGCCATGATCAAGGGAATGATTCAGGCACGTGCGGAAGAAAAAGCCCAACTATTGGAAGAAGCTGCCAACCCGAGCTGA
- a CDS encoding S16 family serine protease produces the protein MFFKKKNKSEDQPQTVQSVEESPLTLLRKRVSEADLPQAARDAVSRELEKLEKSDPGIAEYSVGLNYIELALALPWNSSTIGNLELSRARKVLDNRHCGLDQVKQRILEFLAAKTLRESISQTILLVDDEEIARINMNHVLSKEGYTCLCASNGIEALKFLSEENVDLIVSDLKMDKMDGLELLAEVNRSYPEIPVIMVTGFATVDSAVKALKSGAAHYLGKPINLNELKKTVAEVLSQKHTSEIGKGPILCFSGPPGTGKTSVGRAIAEALQLQFVRTSMAGLRDEAELRGHRRTYVGAMPGRIITELKRTGVNNPVFMLDEIDKIGQDFRGDPASVMLEVLDPEQNVRFMDHYLDIPFNLSRIMFIATANDISQLPGPLLDRMEIVEFSGYTEKEKAEIASRFIIPRQLKAAGLGREPITFEPDAINKVIVEYTKESGLRNLEREISTICRKLALTKLSTQEEQLNKVIDCEAVTTLLGPRKFLRDEASQWLPKVGITTGLVWSATGGEIISVETAAMQGSGNLMLTGSLGEVLQESAKTALSLIRSRSAEFGIANDHFFKEIDIHIHFPAGSISKDGPSAGVTIFAALLSLLTRRPARRDIAMTGEMTLSGRVLPVSGIREKLLAAQRSGITRVFLPKANKEEYDALSVDVTEGVQVELIDDIDEIISHVLFHPEHNQVKQDNKEERTPVENTADAQSGLSSP, from the coding sequence ATGTTCTTTAAAAAGAAGAACAAATCAGAAGACCAACCGCAAACAGTGCAATCCGTCGAGGAATCTCCACTTACCTTATTACGTAAACGGGTCTCAGAGGCCGATTTGCCGCAGGCAGCCCGGGATGCGGTCAGCAGGGAACTGGAAAAACTCGAAAAATCAGATCCGGGCATCGCTGAATATTCCGTAGGCCTGAATTACATAGAACTTGCACTCGCCCTCCCCTGGAATTCCTCGACCATAGGTAATCTCGAACTCAGTCGAGCCCGCAAAGTTCTTGACAATCGACATTGCGGCCTCGACCAGGTCAAACAGAGAATTCTCGAATTCCTTGCCGCCAAGACCCTGAGGGAATCCATCAGCCAGACTATTCTGCTCGTTGATGATGAAGAAATTGCCAGGATCAACATGAATCATGTATTGAGCAAGGAAGGTTATACCTGCCTCTGTGCATCCAATGGTATCGAGGCATTGAAATTTCTCAGCGAGGAAAATGTCGATCTCATTGTCAGCGATCTGAAGATGGATAAGATGGACGGTCTCGAACTGCTGGCGGAAGTTAACCGATCCTACCCTGAAATACCGGTGATCATGGTTACCGGCTTCGCAACAGTAGATTCTGCTGTTAAGGCCCTGAAAAGCGGTGCCGCCCATTATCTCGGCAAACCGATCAACCTGAATGAGCTCAAAAAGACAGTTGCGGAGGTACTCAGCCAGAAGCACACCAGTGAGATCGGCAAAGGACCGATTCTCTGTTTTTCCGGCCCACCGGGAACTGGCAAGACCTCAGTAGGTCGCGCCATCGCAGAGGCATTACAGTTGCAGTTCGTCAGGACCTCCATGGCCGGCCTGCGCGATGAAGCGGAACTCCGTGGCCACCGGAGAACCTATGTTGGCGCCATGCCAGGGCGCATTATTACCGAGCTCAAGAGAACCGGTGTCAACAACCCGGTTTTCATGCTGGATGAAATTGACAAGATTGGCCAGGATTTCAGAGGAGACCCCGCCTCCGTCATGTTGGAAGTACTCGATCCCGAGCAAAACGTCCGTTTCATGGACCATTACCTGGATATCCCGTTCAACCTTTCCAGAATCATGTTCATAGCCACTGCCAACGATATCTCACAGCTTCCCGGGCCGTTACTGGACCGCATGGAGATTGTCGAATTTTCCGGCTATACGGAAAAGGAAAAAGCCGAGATAGCCAGCCGGTTCATTATCCCGAGACAACTGAAAGCAGCAGGACTCGGCAGGGAACCGATCACTTTCGAGCCCGATGCAATCAACAAAGTCATTGTCGAATACACCAAGGAGTCAGGGCTGCGTAACCTTGAAAGGGAGATATCCACCATTTGCAGGAAACTGGCCCTAACCAAACTCAGCACCCAAGAAGAGCAGTTGAACAAGGTTATCGATTGCGAGGCTGTTACCACTCTGCTTGGCCCCAGGAAATTTTTACGGGACGAGGCCAGTCAATGGCTGCCAAAAGTCGGAATTACTACAGGCCTTGTATGGTCGGCAACCGGCGGAGAGATCATCAGCGTCGAAACAGCCGCTATGCAGGGCAGTGGCAACCTGATGCTGACCGGCTCCCTCGGCGAAGTACTGCAGGAATCGGCTAAAACGGCGCTCAGCCTTATCAGGAGCAGATCTGCTGAATTCGGTATAGCCAATGACCACTTTTTCAAGGAAATAGACATCCACATTCATTTCCCTGCAGGTTCGATTTCTAAAGACGGACCATCTGCGGGTGTCACAATTTTCGCCGCTCTGCTATCGCTGCTGACCCGTAGACCTGCGCGCAGGGATATTGCAATGACCGGAGAGATGACCCTGAGTGGACGAGTTCTTCCGGTGAGCGGTATCAGGGAAAAACTCCTCGCCGCTCAGCGATCAGGAATTACAAGGGTTTTCCTGCCAAAAGCCAACAAGGAAGAGTATGATGCCTTGTCTGTTGATGTTACCGAAGGGGTGCAGGTGGAACTGATCGACGATATCGATGAAATCATCTCTCATGTCCTGTTTCACCCGGAACACAATCAAGTTAAACAAGACAACAAAGAAGAGAGAACACCAGTGGAGAATACCGCTGATGCTCAGTCAGGGTTGTCCAGCCCGTAA
- a CDS encoding sigma-54-dependent transcriptional regulator codes for MIPRILVVDDEEIARENVVYMLEKDSKYEIFSAADGGEAIKLVQSQEFDLVLTDLRMKGHDGIAVLSAVKKCWPDCEVIIITGYATISTAVEAMQKGAYHYLAKPVNMDELFALVQKALEKRALKAEISKLRKQVASHAGTVKIIGHSPTTQLLKESIEQVAQLDCNVLIQGETGTGKELVARVIHELSARADKKFVAFNCGAFTEELITSELFGYEKGAFTGAGQVKRGLLEMADGGTVFFDEVGELSLAMQVKLLRFLQERTFMRVGGTKEISVDVRILAATNKDLKKESEEGTFRVDLFYRLDVLTIQVPPLAKRKEDIPLLVNHFLAKHSPNSAEIPKVSSRVIETLLAYEYPGNIRELENISQRLLLHSDGDLINGSAFDRDLPTTGSSQLRDTGNSWPSLEEHEKNYILEVLDEVEGNKSKAAKILKIDRVSLWRKIKRYGLDNPD; via the coding sequence ATGATACCCAGAATACTGGTCGTTGATGACGAAGAAATAGCTCGCGAAAATGTTGTCTATATGCTGGAAAAGGACAGCAAATACGAAATATTTTCGGCTGCTGACGGAGGGGAAGCGATCAAGCTCGTGCAAAGTCAGGAGTTCGATCTCGTCCTAACCGATTTACGCATGAAAGGTCATGACGGGATAGCTGTACTCTCAGCGGTGAAAAAATGTTGGCCCGACTGTGAGGTCATTATAATTACCGGTTATGCAACCATAAGTACGGCAGTCGAAGCCATGCAAAAGGGCGCCTACCATTATCTTGCCAAACCGGTGAACATGGATGAACTTTTCGCCCTTGTTCAAAAAGCGCTCGAGAAAAGGGCGCTCAAGGCGGAAATTTCGAAACTTCGTAAACAGGTTGCTTCTCATGCCGGGACGGTCAAGATAATCGGTCACAGTCCTACGACACAGTTGCTCAAGGAGAGCATCGAGCAGGTTGCTCAGCTTGACTGTAATGTGTTGATTCAAGGGGAAACCGGGACCGGCAAGGAATTGGTTGCCAGGGTCATACACGAATTGAGTGCCAGGGCTGATAAGAAATTTGTGGCTTTCAATTGTGGTGCCTTTACCGAGGAGCTGATAACCAGTGAGCTGTTCGGCTACGAAAAAGGGGCTTTTACAGGGGCCGGGCAGGTTAAAAGAGGGCTTCTGGAAATGGCCGATGGAGGCACGGTCTTTTTTGATGAGGTGGGTGAATTATCGCTTGCCATGCAGGTCAAGCTGCTGAGATTTCTTCAGGAACGCACATTTATGCGGGTCGGAGGCACTAAGGAAATTTCAGTGGATGTGCGGATTTTGGCAGCCACTAACAAGGACCTGAAAAAAGAGTCGGAGGAGGGCACTTTCAGGGTCGACCTCTTCTATCGACTGGATGTGCTGACTATCCAGGTGCCGCCGCTGGCGAAACGTAAAGAAGATATCCCTCTTCTGGTGAACCATTTTCTGGCAAAGCATTCGCCGAATTCCGCTGAGATTCCCAAAGTGTCTTCCCGGGTGATTGAAACGCTCCTTGCTTACGAATATCCAGGGAATATCCGTGAACTGGAGAATATTTCCCAGCGGTTGCTGCTGCATAGTGACGGCGATCTCATCAACGGTTCAGCTTTTGACCGTGATCTTCCCACGACGGGCAGCAGCCAGCTGCGGGACACTGGAAATAGCTGGCCCTCCCTTGAGGAACACGAAAAAAATTATATTCTGGAAGTTCTCGACGAGGTCGAAGGGAATAAATCGAAAGCTGCCAAAATCCTCAAGATCGATCGGGTGTCACTTTGGCGTAAGATCAAACGTTACGGGCTGGACAACCCTGACTGA